One region of Anas acuta chromosome Z, bAnaAcu1.1, whole genome shotgun sequence genomic DNA includes:
- the FAM151B gene encoding protein FAM151B isoform X1: MAAALGAGGWGEAAVEHFQRGGRLAHRDGAGVRWWHAANSRLKARQAASSEAHMIEADVLLRGGKGDPIMAHPPETDSDITLQEWLDVIVNTDKGIKLDFKSLDAVQPSLELLERVKPQLRRPVWLNADILPGPNGSSSAVDAKGFLDTVTSVFPDVTLSLGWTTGWHPDQQNKGYDWTMVKEMAHICSTLSQPVTFPVRAALVRQSMSELCWLIQQSDRYSLTIWTGKEDVYSVEDLLYIRKNFDKSRVYYDILEPQNSEFKKAIGIEC, encoded by the exons ATGGCGGCGGCGCTgggtgctggaggctggggcGAGGCGGCGGTGGAGCATTTCCAGCGGGGCGGGCGGCTGGCGCACCGCGACGGGGCCGGGGTCCGCTGGTGGCATGCGGCCAACAGTAGGCTGAAAGCCCGGCAGGCCGCCAGCA GTGAGGCTCACATGATAGAAGCAGATGTCCTTCTCCGTGGTGGCAAGGGAGACCCCATCATGGCTCATCCGCCTGAAACAGACAGTGACATCACGTTGCAGGAATGGCTGGATGTGATTGTCAACACAGATAAAGGCATCAAGTTGGATTTTAAGAG TCTAGATGCCGTACAGCCTTCCCTGGAGCTTCTCGAGCGTGTGAAACCGCAGTTGAGGCGACCTGTTTGGCTCAACGCAGACATCCTGCCAGGACCGAACGGGAGCAGCAGCGCCGTGGATGCGAAAGGATTCCTTGACACAGTCACTTCGGTTTTCCCAGACGTAACCTTGTCGCTGGGGTGGACGACTGGGTGGCACCCTGACCAGCAAAATAAAG GCTATGACTGGACGATGGTGAAAGAAATGGCTCACATATGCAGTACACTTTCCCAGCCTGTTACCTTCCCTGTAAGAGCAGCATTAGTACGACAGTCAATGTCTGAGCTTTGTTGGTTAATACAACAGTCAGACAG gtaCAGCCTCACCATTTGGACAGGGAAAGAAGATGTGTATTCTGTAGAAGATTTGCTTTACATCCGAAAAAACTTTGATAAAAGTAGGGTTTACTATGACATCTTAGAACCACAAAATTCTGAATTCAAAAAAGCCATAGGAATAGAATGCTAA
- the FAM151B gene encoding protein FAM151B isoform X2, giving the protein MIEADVLLRGGKGDPIMAHPPETDSDITLQEWLDVIVNTDKGIKLDFKSLDAVQPSLELLERVKPQLRRPVWLNADILPGPNGSSSAVDAKGFLDTVTSVFPDVTLSLGWTTGWHPDQQNKGYDWTMVKEMAHICSTLSQPVTFPVRAALVRQSMSELCWLIQQSDRYSLTIWTGKEDVYSVEDLLYIRKNFDKSRVYYDILEPQNSEFKKAIGIEC; this is encoded by the exons ATGATAGAAGCAGATGTCCTTCTCCGTGGTGGCAAGGGAGACCCCATCATGGCTCATCCGCCTGAAACAGACAGTGACATCACGTTGCAGGAATGGCTGGATGTGATTGTCAACACAGATAAAGGCATCAAGTTGGATTTTAAGAG TCTAGATGCCGTACAGCCTTCCCTGGAGCTTCTCGAGCGTGTGAAACCGCAGTTGAGGCGACCTGTTTGGCTCAACGCAGACATCCTGCCAGGACCGAACGGGAGCAGCAGCGCCGTGGATGCGAAAGGATTCCTTGACACAGTCACTTCGGTTTTCCCAGACGTAACCTTGTCGCTGGGGTGGACGACTGGGTGGCACCCTGACCAGCAAAATAAAG GCTATGACTGGACGATGGTGAAAGAAATGGCTCACATATGCAGTACACTTTCCCAGCCTGTTACCTTCCCTGTAAGAGCAGCATTAGTACGACAGTCAATGTCTGAGCTTTGTTGGTTAATACAACAGTCAGACAG gtaCAGCCTCACCATTTGGACAGGGAAAGAAGATGTGTATTCTGTAGAAGATTTGCTTTACATCCGAAAAAACTTTGATAAAAGTAGGGTTTACTATGACATCTTAGAACCACAAAATTCTGAATTCAAAAAAGCCATAGGAATAGAATGCTAA